The Plasmodium vinckei vinckei genome assembly, chromosome: PVVCY_06 genome contains a region encoding:
- a CDS encoding lysophospholipase, putative — protein sequence MEETELENAELRRTVFNLDGNPKVDYFYNKDGLLLKTYGWLVKKAVGIVLLIHGLKGHARFTYLKPNAEVIDNSEVLVIDDNNHYVYSGSWVEKFNQNGYSVYAMDLQGHGESEGRQNLRGHFKRFTDLVDDVLQYMNQIQDEISNDNKTDDESCSIVTTKKKLPMYVIGYSMGGNIALRILQLLNKAKKKGDYKLGSIPTYKNGDTLIGDFINIYDSDNDDDDDDAYYDDDDDVYYDAYDDDNVGDYNPTNKATNVSKVGDINNVSNDNTTEHDASTYCIGNDSTSDNDSVSTTIGGSDIDNTSVSADDNAVPSTSTQDNIVPSTSTQDNIVPSISTQDNIVPSISTQDNIVPSTSTQDNIVPSISTQDNIVPSISTQDNIVPSISTQDNIVPSTSTQDNIVPSTSTQDNIVPSTSTQDNIVPSTSTQDNIVPSISTQDNIVPSTSTDDNAITDTSANDNAEADIIVRGEDNNDNKYNCLDKLNIKGCVALSGMVSFERIAQPGTYLFNYLYLPVTHLLSYIAPNVETRSELPYKGFAYVDNLCKLDKYRGKRAITVKCVYELIKAMGALNDDINYIPEDIPLLFVHARGDSICYYKGVKLFYDRLNSDNKELYTVDNMDHSITLEPGNEKILEKVIDWLNNLEKKNKNAIEDQE from the coding sequence atggaaGAGACTGAATTGGAAAATGCTGAATTAAGAAGGACCGTTTTTAATTTAGATGGAAATCCTAAGGTTGATTATTTCTATAATAAAGAtggtttattattaaaaacatatgGATGGTTAGTTAAAAAGGCTGTAGGTATTGTACTATTAATCCATGGATTGAAAGGACATGCTCGATTCACTTATTTGAAACCAAATGCAGAGGTGATAGATAACAGTGAAGTTTTAGTGATAGATGATAATAACCACTATGTTTATAGTGGTAGTTGGgttgaaaaatttaatcAAAACGGATATTCAGTATACGCGATGGATTTACAAGGGCATGGTGAATCAGAGGGGCGACAAAATTTAAGAGGTCATTTTAAACGCTTTACTGATCTAGTTGATGATGTATTACAATATATGAATCAAATTCAAGATGAAATttcaaatgataataaaacagATGATGAATCTTGTAGTATAGTAacaactaaaaaaaaacttccTATGTATGTTATTGGGTATTCGATGGGAGGAAATATTGCTTTAAGAATAttacaattattaaataaggcaaaaaaaaaaggcgATTATAAACTTGGAAGTATACCAACCTATAAAAATGGTGATACCCTGATAGGCgatttcattaatatttatgataGTGACaatgatgatgatgatgatgatgCTTATTACGATGATGATGACGATGTTTATTACGATGCTTATGATGATGATAATGTTGGTGATTATAATCCTACAAATAAAGCTACTAATGTAAGTAAAGTTGGTGACATTAATAATGTTTCTAATGATAATACTACCGAGCATGATGCTTCTACGTATTGCATTGGAAATGACAGCACATCTGATAATGATAGTGTTAGTACCACTATTGGTGGTAGTGATATCGACAATACCAGTGTTAGTGCCGATGATAATGCAGTACCAAGTACTAGTACACAAGACAATATAGTGCCAAGTACTAGTACACAAGACAATATAGTACCAAGTATTAGTACACAAGACAATATAGTACCAAGTATTAGTACACAAGACAATATAGTGCCAAGTACTAGTACACAAGACAATATAGTGCCAAGTATTAGTACACAAGACAATATAGTACCAAGTATTAGTACACAAGACAATATAGTACCAAGTATTAGTACACAAGACAATATAGTGCCAAGTACTAGTACACAAGACAATATAGTGCCAAGTACTAGTACACAAGACAATATAGTGCCAAGTACTAGTACACAAGACAATATAGTACCAAGTACTAGTACACAAGACAATATAGTACCAAGTATTAGTACACAAGACAATATAGTACCAAGTACTAGTACTGATGATAATGCAATAACTGATACTAGTGCCAATGATAATGCAGAAGCCGATATTATTGTCAGGGGCGAAGATAATAAtgacaataaatataattgtttagacaaattaaatattaaaggCTGTGTAGCTTTATCGGGTATGGTGTCTTTTGAAAGAATAGCACAACCAGGGacatatttattcaattatctttatttgCCTGTAACACATTTATTGTCTTATATTGCACCTAATGTGGAAACTAGGTCAGAATTGCCATATAAAGGTTTCGCATATGTCGataatttatgtaaatTAGATAAATATCGAGGTAAACGTGCGATTACAGTTAAATGTGTATATGAGCTCATAAAAGCAATGGGTGCGTTGAACGatgatattaattatataccaGAGGATAttcctttattatttgtgcATGCAAGAGGGGATAGCATTTGCTATTATAAAGGTGTGAAGTTGTTTTATGATAGATTAAATTCTgataataaagaattatataCAGTCGATAACATGGATCATTCTATAACATTAGAACCCGGGAATGAGAAAATTTTAGAAAAAGTCATTGACTGGTTAAATAATTtggaaaagaaaaataaaaatgcaatAGAAGACCAAGAATAA